The DNA window GCCGCCCTGTGGCAGTCAGCAGTGAACGCAGCGGCGTCGTCACGCGCCGCGCCATGGCCCCGCTGCCCAGTGCAAAAAGCACAAGACCGCCCACCGTGATGCTGGCCAGCAGAAACTGCAGCTGCCGGTACGGCGCCACCAGCGGATCAACAGAACGCAGCAGCAATGCATGCACCTGCCCCCCCAGGGCGTCCATGCTGCTGGACCGCACCAGCAGGGTTCCGGCATCGGTCTCCAGTTCGTTCACCGCGCCGCCACTGTCACGCAGCGCGGCCAGCGCAGAACCCGTCAGCGTGCTCACAGGCAGCGACACGGCCCCGCCTTCCGGCTGTACCCGCACGGTCACGTCCACAGCCAGCAACTGGCGCATTTCTTCGGCCAAGGGCTGGCCAATCGGGAAACCCATCAACACCCAGCCAATCACCACAGGCGCCTTGAGCGGCACCATGACAAACATGTAGGCCTGCCCACCCAGCACAGCGACCTGGCTCGACTGGGGTTGTGCGGCCAGAGCCTGGATGACTGGCGACAGAGATTCCGGCAGGGGAGGCATCCCTTCGGCCAGACTGGTGGCGCGCAGAGCGAATTGGGTGTCCAACAAGGCGGTGACAACCGCACCAATGCGTGCGCCGTGGTTCTCCAGCGCCGACTGGATGGTGTCCCGGTCGCCCGAATTGACTGCCGAACGGAAACCAAAATCGGCGGCCAGCAGGACCGACCCCTGGCGCAGACGCTCAGCGTTTTGTTCCAGTAGCCGGTGCCACACCCGTTCGTCGGTATCGAGCTCTCGCGCAATCTGGCTCCTTGCGTTGCGGTCGATGCTGGCGCGCACGACGGCGAAACCTGCCGCTTGCACGACCAGCAAGAGCAGCAGCGAAATGCCCACGAGGCGGGCAATGAGACTGCGCGGCAAAGCCCGAAACGTCAAGGCTGCAACCCCACCATCTGCACCGTGACCACGGCTTCGCCCGCAGCCGGCACCGTCAGGGTTTGTTGCAGAGCGGGCGTACCCACCGGCTGGCGTGGGTGCCAGACGCGCAACTGGTAGCTGCCTGTGGGCACGTTATCGAGGCGCACGCGGCCTGCCACAGAGCCACCCAGGCCCGTCTGTGCGTAGTAGGGTGTATCCAGCACAACAATCCAACCCACCATGTTGTCGTGGATATTGCAGCCCAGCAAGACCACTCCCGGCTGATCAAACAGCACCGGCTGGGCATCCTTGCCCTTGTAGAGCTTGAGTTCAAATTTCTTGGTAGGCGAGAAAGAATAGACATGGTGACGCACCGCGTCCATGTTCGGAAACTGCACCTCGGTGCCCACGGTGGTCACCAGCACGGCAGGCACAAATTGCTTTTGTTGCTGTGCCATGACCACGCCATGCATAGGCCTCACCTGGCGGCGCGCCTCGGCGGACTCCAGATAAACCACCGCCTGATCCAGGGGCTTGTCTGCAGCGGCGTCACGAACCTCCACCTGCACACTGCCCGCCCAGGCCGACGCCAGGGGCAACAGCGCCAACCCGACCGCCCGCAACCAGGAACCTACCGGCAATAGCAGTGATTTCATCGCGGCGGGCTCCTTTGTCCCTTGTTTATAGCGCATGCCAAAGTGCACAAAATTTCTGACAGTCTCGTGCACACGTCATTTGCCCTCGCGGAGCCAACCTGCACGCATGGCTTCCAGATTCAGCACCCTGAGACCGCCGTATTCGACACGAATGGCCCCTTGCGCTTCCAGCGTGGCCAGGGACTCGTTGACGCGCTGGCGCGACAGCCCCACCAAATAGGCCAGTTCTTGCTGGGTAATGCGCAGCACTTCCCCCACACCGGGGTAAAGCACCGAGTTGAACAGCGCGGCCAAGCTGCGGGCGACCCGCACATCCGGGTTGTTCAATCGATCGATTTCGCGCGCCGCGATGAATTGCCCCAGGCGCTCGTTGAGCTGGTGCATTACAAACCGGTTGAACCCGATGGAGTGGTCTAGCAGCCAGTGAAAAGTATCAATGGGCAGCCCGGCGACCACACTCTTGCGCAGCGCCTGGACGTTGTAGCGGTAGGGTTCGCGCTTGACCGCCGTGCCCTCTCCAAACCAGCCTCCAGGTGGCAGACCGGCAAAGGTCATGGTGCCGCCATCGGCGTTGTCGTTGCTCATTTTCAACAGCCCTTCGACTACGCCGAACCAGTAGGTGACAGGGCGTCCGATTCGGCAAACGTAGTCGCCGGCCAGGGCATCGCCCACGAGCAGCGCTGCCACTGCGCGCTCACGCTCGGCAGCCTGCAGGAGGGACAGCCAAGGAATCCCGCCCAACTCTTCCGTGGTGGGCTGGCGTCGGCGGTGGTGCAGTGACAAGTCCTGGTACATACGGTGATTGCTGGGCGGAACGCCTGGGAAACCAGCGCGCCTTGCGCATTGGTTCCTGAGCATGCCCTTTCTTTTCAAGAAAATTTGTACGGGAATACCACGACACAAATTGTCGTCGGAAAGACAAAATATTTCCAATTTGCGCTCAATGATAGGTGTGTCAAGGCTTCACCGCTCAGAACACAGAGGAGCAACGTCACATGCATTTTCCCCCTTCCCCCACGGCTTCATCGTCTGCACAGCCCTATTTCCCCAGGCGTCGCAGCGTGCTCGCCGCCGCTCTTGCCCTGCCCGTGCTGGGTTGGGCCTCGCGTGCACATGCGCAAGACGGCGTGGTGAAGATCTTTCAATCGACCGCACTGACAGGCCCGCTGGGTGATCTGGGCTCTGCCATGCACCAGGGCGCCAAGGCTGCCTTCGCTGGCGCCAATGCACGCGGCGGCGTACATGGGCGAAAAATTGAGCTTGCGACCCTGGACGATGGGTATGAAATTCCGCGTGCCCTGGCCAACGTCGACAAGTTTCTGGCAGACCCCGATTGCTTCGCTCTCTTCAACTGCATGGGCACCCCCATGGTGGGCGCAATGATGCCCAAGGTGCTGGAGTCGGGCGTGCCGTTCTTTGCCCCGTTCACGGGGGGGCAGCTCAGCCGCATTCCGGGCGCCCGCAATGTCTTCAACATCCGCGCCAGCTACGCCGAGGAGGCTGAGAAGGCTGTGCAGCACCTGGCCACCATCGGCATCCGCCGCATTGCGGTCGTGTACCAGAACAACGCCTTCGGCAAGGAGGTGTTTGACAGCGCGCAAAAGGCCATTGCCGAAGCCAAGCTACCCCCGGCCCTCACGGCCACGGTAGAGAACGACTCTTCCGATGCGGCCAGCGCCGCAGCCAAGCTGGCCGCTGGCAATCCCGAGGCGGTGTTGATCGGTCTTGCGGGCAAGCCCGCCCTGGAGTTTGTGAAGGCTTTTCGCCCAATGCGCCAGGGCGTCACGCTCTATGCGCTCTCGGTGCTGGGCACCTCGGCCAATGTCAAAGCGCTGGGGCCCCACGCCACCGGCATGGCCATTTCACAGGTTATGCCTCTGCCATCGAACGTGGTGGTTCCTGTCGTGCGCGAATTCCAGCAAGCCCTCAAGGCCCTGGGCACACCGGCCGACTCCTCACACTTGGCGCTGGAGGGCTACATCAATGCCCGCGTCTTCATCGAAGCGCTGCAGCGTGCCGGGCGCAACCCGACGCGTGCCGCGTTTATTGATGCGACCTGGAATCTCAAAAAAATGGATCTGGGAGGTTTCGAAGTGAACGCCAGCACACCCGAGCGCAATGCCTCTCGTTTTGTGGAGCTCACGCTGGTGACGCGTGACGGTCGGTTCATGCGCTGATGGGGTACATACCCGATCAGGAGTTTCCCTTAAATTGTCGTCACAAAGACAAGATAGCGTCAAAGTCAGTCCTACGATAGCCCCAGAGGTGTGGCATAGGCTCCACCACCGGAACTACCGGACCCACAGACATCTTGCACATGATAGGAACCGGAATGAAGACCACGTTCCCGCAACTGCTGCTCAAACACGCAGCCGAGCGCCCCACCGACGCGGCGCTGCGCGAAAAAGAATACGGCATCTGGCAGACATGGACCTGGAATGACACCGCCGAAACCGTACGGCACCTGGCCTGCGGCCTGCTCGCCCTGGGTTTCCAGCGCGGCCAGAACCTGGCCCTGGTGGGCGACAACCGCCCCCACCTCTACATGAGCATGGTGGCCGTGCAGAGCATTGGCGGCGTGCCCATTCCGCTCTACCAGGATGCCGTGGCCTCTGAAATGGCCTTCGTGATGGAGGATGCCGAAGTCCAGTTCCTGTTCGCCGAGAACCAGGAACAGGTCGACAAGCTGCTGGAAGTGCGCGAAACCGTGCCCGGCATGGCACACATCATTTACGACGACCCGCGCGGCCTGCGCAAATACGACCAGCCCGGCCTGATCAGCACCGAAAAACTCAAGGAACTGGGTGCCGAATGGGACCGCACCCACGCAGGTGCCTGGGATGCCCAGGTGGCACAGAACAGGCCCGACGATGTGTCGGTGATCCTCTACACCTCGGGCACCACCGGCAAGCCCAAGGGCGTGTGCCAGACCCACGCAAGCTTCATCGGCTCCGCCCAAGGCGGCGTCGAGGTCGATGGCCTGAACCCCAAAGACAACGTGATTTCCTACCTGCCCCCGGCCTGGGTGGGTGATCACCTGTTCTCGCTGGCCCAGTGGCTGGTGGCGGGCTTCACCATCAACTGCCCCGAGTCGGCCGCCACCGTCTCCATCGACCTGCGCGAGATCGGCCCGACCTACTACTTCGCGCCGCCGCGCGTGTTCGAGGGCATGCTGACGTCTGTCTCCATCCGCATGGAAGATGCCGCGCCCTTCAAGCGCTGGATGTACGCCAAGGCCATGGACCTGGCCCGGCGCGTGGGCTCGGACATCCTCGACGGCAAGCCGGTGGGTTTGATGGACCGCCTGATGTACACCTTGGGTGACATCACCATCTACGGCCCGCTGCGCAACGTCATGGGCCTGTCGCGCATTCGCGTGGCCTACACCGCGGGCGCTGCCATCGGCCCGGACCTGTTCCGCTTTTTCCGCTCCATCGGCATCAACCTCAAGCAACTCTACGGCCAGACCGAGACCTGCGCCTATGTGTGCATCCAGAAGAACGGCCAGGTCAAGCTCAACACAGTGGGCCAGGCCGCGCCCGGCATCGAGCTGAAGATTGCCGACAACGGCGAGGTGCTGGTCAAGGGCGTCTCGGTGCTCAAGGAGTACTACAAGCGCCCCGACGCCACGGCCGAGGTCATCGACGCCAACGGCTACTTCCACACCGGCGATGCCGGCGTGCTCGACCAGGACGGCCACCTGCGCATCATCGACCGCGCCAAGGACGTGGGCAAGCTCACCGGCGGCGCCATGTTCGCGCCAAACTACATCGAGAACAAGCTCAAGTTCTTCCCGCAGGTCAAGGAAGCCGTGTGCTTCGGCCACGACAAAAACCAGGTCTGCGCCTTCATCAACATCGACTACGAGGCCGTGGGCAACTGGGCCGAGCGCCAGGGCCTGCCCTATGGCGGCTATGTGGACCTGGCCTCCAAGCCCCAGGTGCTGCAGCTCATCGCCGAATGCATCGGCCAGGTCAACGCCGACCTGGCGAGCGAGCCTGGCATGTCCGACACGCAGGTAGCGCGCTTCCTGGTGCTGCACAAAGAGCTGGACCCCGATGACGACGAGCTG is part of the Simplicispira sp. 125 genome and encodes:
- a CDS encoding methylamine utilization protein, which translates into the protein MKSLLLPVGSWLRAVGLALLPLASAWAGSVQVEVRDAAADKPLDQAVVYLESAEARRQVRPMHGVVMAQQQKQFVPAVLVTTVGTEVQFPNMDAVRHHVYSFSPTKKFELKLYKGKDAQPVLFDQPGVVLLGCNIHDNMVGWIVVLDTPYYAQTGLGGSVAGRVRLDNVPTGSYQLRVWHPRQPVGTPALQQTLTVPAAGEAVVTVQMVGLQP
- a CDS encoding Crp/Fnr family transcriptional regulator; this translates as MYQDLSLHHRRRQPTTEELGGIPWLSLLQAAERERAVAALLVGDALAGDYVCRIGRPVTYWFGVVEGLLKMSNDNADGGTMTFAGLPPGGWFGEGTAVKREPYRYNVQALRKSVVAGLPIDTFHWLLDHSIGFNRFVMHQLNERLGQFIAAREIDRLNNPDVRVARSLAALFNSVLYPGVGEVLRITQQELAYLVGLSRQRVNESLATLEAQGAIRVEYGGLRVLNLEAMRAGWLREGK
- a CDS encoding ABC transporter substrate-binding protein, with translation MHFPPSPTASSSAQPYFPRRRSVLAAALALPVLGWASRAHAQDGVVKIFQSTALTGPLGDLGSAMHQGAKAAFAGANARGGVHGRKIELATLDDGYEIPRALANVDKFLADPDCFALFNCMGTPMVGAMMPKVLESGVPFFAPFTGGQLSRIPGARNVFNIRASYAEEAEKAVQHLATIGIRRIAVVYQNNAFGKEVFDSAQKAIAEAKLPPALTATVENDSSDAASAAAKLAAGNPEAVLIGLAGKPALEFVKAFRPMRQGVTLYALSVLGTSANVKALGPHATGMAISQVMPLPSNVVVPVVREFQQALKALGTPADSSHLALEGYINARVFIEALQRAGRNPTRAAFIDATWNLKKMDLGGFEVNASTPERNASRFVELTLVTRDGRFMR
- a CDS encoding AMP-binding protein; this encodes MKTTFPQLLLKHAAERPTDAALREKEYGIWQTWTWNDTAETVRHLACGLLALGFQRGQNLALVGDNRPHLYMSMVAVQSIGGVPIPLYQDAVASEMAFVMEDAEVQFLFAENQEQVDKLLEVRETVPGMAHIIYDDPRGLRKYDQPGLISTEKLKELGAEWDRTHAGAWDAQVAQNRPDDVSVILYTSGTTGKPKGVCQTHASFIGSAQGGVEVDGLNPKDNVISYLPPAWVGDHLFSLAQWLVAGFTINCPESAATVSIDLREIGPTYYFAPPRVFEGMLTSVSIRMEDAAPFKRWMYAKAMDLARRVGSDILDGKPVGLMDRLMYTLGDITIYGPLRNVMGLSRIRVAYTAGAAIGPDLFRFFRSIGINLKQLYGQTETCAYVCIQKNGQVKLNTVGQAAPGIELKIADNGEVLVKGVSVLKEYYKRPDATAEVIDANGYFHTGDAGVLDQDGHLRIIDRAKDVGKLTGGAMFAPNYIENKLKFFPQVKEAVCFGHDKNQVCAFINIDYEAVGNWAERQGLPYGGYVDLASKPQVLQLIAECIGQVNADLASEPGMSDTQVARFLVLHKELDPDDDELTRTRKVRRNFIAQKYGVLVDALYDGRTAQFIETQVKFEDGRTGSVSATLQILDAKIHAPAKATA